A single region of the Aeromonas hydrophila subsp. hydrophila ATCC 7966 genome encodes:
- a CDS encoding S1 family peptidase, whose product MLDFKRSSVALACLLPLAAQADAGSPRIIGGSAVTAPSWMVAVGEVVNGNWSNFCGGTLIDKQWVLTAAHCVAEAQSGPMEVAIGVSDLSRPHLRSKVDQVLMHPEYYVNLLTNLGYRDTPNASDVALLHLATPVIQAPIAIADPVIKDTWQQNTTMLHALGYGGIDPSATKASPQLLAVDLAYRGDRDFWYGDPTTTHIFAGKLAGQDTCKGDSGGPLTYGGQLVGVTSYGAFPCATGSAGGYVYAPAFSDWIAEQQQGVTLTTVRGLILPSGTSGWADYLLANRSNQAVTLSGIYSDAPAMSNGCAARLEAGQTCTLRLRADGNNTVGTLRVQGVELTATNEQGASQRLEGAMISLTSEPTKTPDITTTTTSSSGGGGTTGFAALLLLPLAWLRRRR is encoded by the coding sequence ATGTTGGATTTCAAACGCAGCAGCGTCGCACTCGCCTGCCTGCTGCCGCTGGCTGCTCAGGCCGATGCTGGCAGCCCGCGCATCATCGGCGGCAGCGCCGTGACAGCCCCCAGCTGGATGGTGGCCGTCGGCGAAGTCGTCAACGGCAATTGGAGCAATTTCTGCGGCGGCACCCTCATCGACAAGCAGTGGGTACTCACCGCAGCGCACTGCGTCGCCGAGGCCCAGTCCGGCCCCATGGAAGTGGCCATCGGGGTGAGTGATCTCAGCCGCCCCCACCTTCGCAGCAAGGTCGATCAGGTGCTGATGCACCCGGAGTATTACGTCAACCTGCTGACCAATCTGGGTTATCGCGACACCCCGAATGCCTCGGATGTGGCCCTGCTGCACCTTGCCACCCCCGTTATCCAGGCACCGATCGCCATCGCCGACCCCGTCATCAAGGATACCTGGCAGCAGAACACGACCATGCTGCATGCCCTGGGGTACGGTGGCATCGACCCCAGCGCGACCAAAGCCAGCCCGCAGTTGCTGGCGGTGGATCTCGCCTATCGGGGAGACCGGGACTTCTGGTACGGTGACCCGACCACGACCCATATCTTCGCCGGCAAGCTGGCCGGTCAGGACACCTGCAAAGGCGACAGCGGTGGTCCGCTCACTTATGGTGGGCAACTGGTCGGCGTGACCAGCTACGGGGCCTTCCCCTGCGCCACCGGCAGCGCCGGTGGCTATGTCTACGCCCCCGCCTTCAGTGACTGGATCGCCGAGCAGCAGCAAGGCGTCACCCTGACCACGGTCCGCGGCCTGATCCTGCCTTCAGGCACCAGTGGCTGGGCCGACTACCTGCTGGCCAACCGCAGCAACCAGGCGGTCACCCTGAGCGGCATCTACAGCGATGCCCCCGCCATGAGCAACGGCTGCGCCGCCCGTCTGGAAGCGGGTCAAACCTGCACCCTGCGGCTTCGCGCCGATGGCAACAATACAGTCGGTACCCTGCGCGTGCAGGGCGTTGAACTCACCGCCACCAATGAACAGGGGGCGAGCCAGCGCCTTGAAGGGGCCATGATCAGTCTCACCAGCGAGCCCACCAAGACTCCGGATATCACAACGACGACCACTTCAAGCAGTGGCGGTGGCGGCACCACCGGTTTCGCAGCCCTGTTGCTGCTGCCGCTGGCCTGGTTGCGCCGGCGCCGCTGA
- a CDS encoding GFA family protein: MTSLTASCLCGAVALSLPDRFDYLGNCHCSECRKFSGADYAPVGGLDGALVTITRGEEAISRFQKSPETTLAFCRHCGSSLFSEKRSSGKLNLRLGILDTAPSQRPGFHIFVGSKAPWHEITDELPQFETRPTA, translated from the coding sequence ATGACATCATTGACCGCCAGCTGCCTGTGCGGCGCCGTCGCCCTGAGCCTGCCCGACCGCTTCGACTACCTGGGCAACTGCCACTGTTCCGAGTGCCGCAAATTTTCCGGCGCCGATTACGCCCCGGTGGGCGGCCTGGATGGCGCGCTCGTCACCATCACTCGAGGAGAAGAGGCCATCAGCCGCTTCCAGAAATCCCCCGAGACCACCCTCGCCTTCTGTCGCCACTGTGGCTCCAGCCTGTTCAGCGAGAAGCGCAGCAGCGGCAAGCTGAACCTGCGCCTCGGCATTCTCGACACGGCACCGAGCCAGCGACCCGGCTTTCACATTTTCGTCGGCTCCAAGGCCCCCTGGCACGAGATCACCGATGAGCTGCCGCAGTTCGAGACTCGCCCCACCGCCTGA
- the nusB gene encoding transcription antitermination factor NusB: protein MKPSERRKARHCATQAIYQWQMTKANVGDIEEQFKIDQDTKGVDLNYFRDLLFGVALHCNELDKVFAPFLSRPLEEVDMVDKAILRLATYELTRRDDVPPRVAINEAIELAKSFAADDSHKFVNGVLDKVIKSLNKR from the coding sequence TTGAAACCGTCCGAGCGCCGCAAGGCCCGCCATTGTGCCACCCAGGCCATCTACCAGTGGCAGATGACCAAGGCCAACGTGGGCGACATCGAAGAGCAGTTCAAGATCGATCAGGACACCAAGGGTGTGGACCTGAACTACTTCCGCGATCTGCTGTTCGGAGTAGCCCTCCACTGCAACGAGCTGGACAAGGTCTTCGCACCTTTCCTCTCCCGTCCGCTGGAAGAAGTGGACATGGTGGACAAGGCGATCCTGCGTCTGGCGACCTATGAGCTGACCCGTCGTGATGATGTGCCGCCGCGCGTGGCCATCAACGAAGCGATCGAGCTGGCCAAATCCTTTGCTGCCGATGACAGCCACAAGTTTGTCAACGGTGTACTGGACAAGGTGATCAAGTCGCTGAACAAGCGTTGA
- a CDS encoding riboflavin synthase: MFTGIIEAVGTLAELRRQGEDMALTVHAPTLDFGDVKLGDSIATNGVCLTVIALGDKSYTADVSLETLSRTGFATARVGDRVNLEKALMPTSRLGGHLVSGHVDGIGEVKSKSASGRAIEYWIKAPGELSRYIAEKGSIAVDGISLTVNAVRGDLFRLTIVPHTAEETTIAQWKPGYRVNLEVDQIVRYLERLMTGKREESSASTLTLEKLAQSGFL; the protein is encoded by the coding sequence ATGTTTACCGGAATTATCGAAGCGGTGGGAACCCTGGCCGAGCTGCGCCGCCAGGGTGAGGACATGGCCCTCACCGTGCACGCACCGACCCTGGACTTTGGCGACGTCAAGCTGGGCGACTCCATCGCCACCAACGGCGTCTGCCTCACCGTGATTGCGCTGGGCGACAAGAGCTATACCGCCGACGTGTCGCTGGAAACCCTCTCCCGCACCGGTTTCGCCACCGCCAGGGTGGGCGATCGGGTCAACCTCGAGAAGGCGTTGATGCCCACCTCTCGCCTTGGTGGCCATCTGGTCTCCGGCCATGTGGACGGCATCGGCGAGGTGAAGAGCAAGTCCGCCAGCGGCCGCGCCATCGAGTACTGGATCAAGGCGCCGGGGGAGCTCTCCCGCTACATCGCCGAGAAGGGCTCGATCGCGGTGGACGGCATCAGCCTCACCGTCAACGCCGTGCGGGGGGATCTGTTTCGGCTGACCATAGTGCCCCACACCGCCGAGGAGACCACCATCGCCCAGTGGAAACCTGGCTACAGGGTCAATCTCGAGGTGGATCAGATTGTCCGCTATCTGGAGCGCTTGATGACGGGCAAGCGCGAGGAGAGCAGCGCCTCCACCCTGACCCTGGAAAAGCTGGCCCAGTCCGGTTTCCTGTGA
- the thiL gene encoding thiamine-phosphate kinase has translation MGEFELIDKYFKVPHARKDVVMGPGDDCALLTLPPDTQLAVSTDTLVSGVHFFPDMDPVDLGYKALAVNLSDLAAMGAEPRWVSLALTLPTINEAWVAGFAEGFLELAEYYNVALVGGDMTRGPLSITVSVKGSVPAGRALLRSGAKAGDGVYVTGTLGDAALALSHLLAKRTLNENQLAAVLPRLDHPHPRILAGQALRGLAGSALDLSDGLASDLGHILKASGVRAQIDLDLLPLSPVLQDAVSEQDGWQLALAGGDDYELCFTVPEEHRGALDTALANCGVKFTRIGRIVAGEPGIDYLRGEQTVALELKGWDHFA, from the coding sequence ATGGGTGAATTCGAGCTGATTGATAAGTACTTCAAGGTCCCCCACGCCCGCAAGGACGTGGTGATGGGCCCTGGAGATGATTGTGCCCTGCTGACCCTGCCCCCCGACACCCAGCTGGCGGTGAGCACGGATACCCTGGTGAGCGGCGTCCACTTCTTTCCTGACATGGATCCGGTGGATCTCGGCTACAAGGCGCTGGCGGTCAATCTCTCCGATCTGGCTGCCATGGGCGCCGAGCCGCGCTGGGTGTCGCTGGCGCTGACCCTGCCCACCATCAACGAGGCCTGGGTGGCCGGTTTTGCGGAAGGGTTCCTGGAGCTTGCCGAATACTACAACGTGGCGCTGGTGGGCGGTGACATGACCCGCGGCCCGCTCTCCATCACGGTATCGGTGAAAGGGTCGGTGCCGGCTGGCCGTGCCCTGCTGCGCAGCGGTGCCAAGGCCGGGGACGGAGTCTATGTGACCGGCACCCTGGGCGATGCCGCCCTGGCGCTCTCCCATCTGCTGGCCAAGCGAACCCTCAACGAGAACCAGCTGGCGGCCGTGCTGCCGCGCCTCGACCATCCCCATCCCCGCATTCTAGCCGGACAGGCCCTGCGCGGGCTGGCCGGCAGCGCGCTGGATCTCTCCGACGGGTTGGCCTCGGATCTCGGCCATATCCTCAAGGCCTCCGGTGTGCGAGCCCAGATCGATCTGGATCTGCTGCCGCTCTCGCCGGTGCTGCAGGATGCGGTGAGCGAACAGGATGGCTGGCAGCTGGCACTGGCCGGTGGCGATGACTATGAGCTCTGTTTCACCGTGCCGGAGGAGCATCGCGGCGCGCTGGACACGGCGCTGGCCAACTGCGGCGTCAAGTTTACCCGCATCGGCCGCATCGTTGCCGGCGAGCCGGGGATCGACTATCTGCGGGGCGAACAAACGGTGGCGCTGGAACTGAAAGGGTGGGACCACTTCGCATGA
- the ribH gene encoding 6,7-dimethyl-8-ribityllumazine synthase, which produces MKVIEGNIAAPEARVAIVVARFNSFINESLVDGAVDVLKRQGQVQDSNLTLVRVPGAVEIPLAIKKLAKSGQYDAIVALGTVIRGGTYHFDLVANENSKGMAQVMMEYEIPVAFGVLTTENIEQAIERAGTKAGNKGAEAALSALEMINVLKQLDV; this is translated from the coding sequence ATGAAGGTTATCGAAGGAAATATCGCCGCTCCTGAGGCGCGCGTTGCTATTGTCGTTGCCCGTTTCAACAGCTTCATCAACGAAAGCCTGGTGGACGGTGCGGTAGACGTACTGAAGCGTCAAGGTCAAGTCCAGGACAGCAACCTGACCCTGGTGCGAGTGCCGGGCGCAGTCGAAATCCCCCTGGCCATCAAGAAGCTGGCCAAGAGTGGTCAATATGACGCCATCGTGGCGCTGGGCACCGTCATCCGTGGCGGCACCTATCACTTCGATCTGGTGGCAAACGAGAACAGCAAGGGCATGGCCCAGGTAATGATGGAATATGAAATTCCGGTTGCCTTCGGCGTACTGACCACTGAAAACATTGAACAAGCCATCGAGCGTGCCGGTACCAAGGCGGGTAACAAGGGTGCAGAGGCAGCATTGAGCGCGCTCGAAATGATCAACGTCCTGAAACAGCTGGACGTGTAA
- the glyA gene encoding serine hydroxymethyltransferase: MLKRDMTIAGYDPELWQAITDETRRQEEHIELIASENYTSPRVMEAQGSQLTNKYAEGYPSKRYYGGCEYVDVVETLAIERAKELFGATYANVQPHSGSQANSAVYMALLQPGDTVLGMNLAHGGHLTHGSPVNFSGKLYNIIPYGIDESGKIDYDDMERQAVEHKPKMMIGGFSAYSGIVDWARMREIADKVGAWLFVDMAHVAGLIAAGVYPNPVPHAHVVTSTTHKTLAGPRGGLILSAADDEELYKKLNSAVFPGGQGGPLMHVIAGKAVAFKEALEPEFKTYQAQVVKNAKAMAATFIERGYKIVSGGTDNHLMLVDLIGRELTGKEADAALGKANITVNKNSVPNDPRSPFVTSGVRIGTPAITRRGFKEAESIQLTNWICDVLDNHDNDAVLATVREQVLDICRRFPVYA; this comes from the coding sequence ATGTTGAAACGTGACATGACCATTGCCGGCTATGATCCAGAGCTGTGGCAGGCCATCACAGACGAGACCCGTCGTCAGGAAGAGCATATCGAGCTGATTGCGTCCGAGAACTACACCAGCCCCCGTGTCATGGAAGCCCAGGGCTCCCAGCTGACCAACAAGTACGCCGAGGGTTACCCCTCCAAGCGTTACTACGGTGGTTGCGAGTATGTGGATGTGGTTGAAACCCTGGCTATCGAGCGCGCCAAAGAGCTGTTCGGTGCCACCTACGCCAACGTGCAGCCGCACTCCGGCTCCCAGGCCAACAGCGCCGTCTACATGGCCCTGCTGCAGCCGGGCGACACCGTGCTGGGCATGAATCTGGCCCACGGCGGTCACCTGACCCACGGCTCCCCGGTCAACTTCTCCGGCAAGCTGTACAACATCATCCCCTACGGCATCGATGAGTCCGGCAAGATCGACTATGACGACATGGAACGTCAGGCGGTCGAGCACAAGCCGAAGATGATGATCGGTGGCTTCTCCGCCTACTCCGGCATCGTTGATTGGGCTCGCATGCGGGAAATCGCCGACAAGGTCGGTGCCTGGCTGTTCGTCGACATGGCCCACGTGGCCGGCCTCATCGCCGCTGGCGTCTACCCGAACCCGGTGCCCCACGCTCACGTGGTTACCTCCACTACCCACAAGACCCTGGCTGGTCCGCGCGGTGGTCTGATCCTCTCCGCCGCCGACGACGAGGAGCTCTACAAGAAGCTCAACTCCGCCGTCTTCCCGGGTGGTCAGGGTGGCCCGCTGATGCACGTCATCGCCGGTAAAGCGGTGGCCTTCAAAGAGGCGCTGGAACCCGAGTTCAAGACCTACCAGGCTCAGGTCGTGAAAAACGCCAAGGCAATGGCTGCGACCTTCATCGAGCGCGGCTACAAGATCGTCTCCGGCGGTACCGACAACCATCTGATGCTGGTTGACCTGATCGGCCGCGAGCTGACCGGCAAAGAGGCCGATGCGGCCCTTGGTAAAGCCAACATCACCGTCAACAAGAACTCCGTGCCCAACGACCCGCGCTCCCCGTTCGTCACCTCCGGTGTGCGGATCGGTACCCCGGCCATCACCCGCCGTGGTTTCAAGGAAGCCGAGTCCATCCAGCTGACCAACTGGATCTGCGACGTGCTGGACAATCACGACAACGATGCCGTGCTGGCCACCGTACGTGAACAGGTGCTGGACATCTGCCGTCGTTTCCCGGTGTATGCCTGA
- the ribD gene encoding bifunctional diaminohydroxyphosphoribosylaminopyrimidine deaminase/5-amino-6-(5-phosphoribosylamino)uracil reductase RibD: MFSQDDYQWMSRALELARRGRYTTAPNPCVGAVLVKAGVVVGEGWHQRAGEPHAEVYALHAAGDNARGATAYVTLEPCSHHGRTPPCAEALIKAGVTRVVAAMVDPNPQVGGRGLRMLSEAGIKTDFGLLASEAEALNPGFFKRMRTAFPQVTVKLGASLDGRTAMASGESQWITSPEARRDVQRLRARHDAVLSSAETVLADNASLTVRWDELPASVKASYPKETLRQPLRVIVDSQNRLTPDLPLLQSEGPVLLARHKASGEWPAWVQQLEVPLLDGKLDLVSLFMLLAKQNVNSVLVEAGPRLCGALLDKGLVDDLVLYQAPKLMGDEGRGLFHLPGLTRLFQAPKLNIKDVRMVGPDIRITARLA, encoded by the coding sequence ATGTTTAGTCAAGACGATTACCAATGGATGAGCCGGGCCCTCGAACTGGCCCGCCGCGGCCGTTACACCACGGCCCCCAACCCCTGCGTCGGCGCCGTGCTGGTGAAAGCCGGCGTGGTGGTAGGAGAGGGCTGGCACCAGCGGGCCGGCGAGCCCCATGCCGAGGTCTACGCCCTGCATGCCGCCGGTGACAACGCCCGTGGCGCCACCGCCTATGTGACCCTGGAGCCCTGCTCCCATCACGGTCGCACTCCGCCCTGCGCCGAGGCGCTGATCAAGGCCGGGGTGACCCGGGTGGTCGCCGCCATGGTGGATCCCAACCCTCAGGTGGGCGGGCGCGGCCTGCGGATGCTCTCCGAGGCCGGTATCAAGACCGATTTCGGCCTGTTGGCAAGCGAAGCCGAGGCGCTCAACCCGGGTTTTTTCAAGCGGATGCGGACCGCGTTTCCGCAGGTGACGGTCAAGCTTGGCGCCAGCCTGGATGGCCGCACCGCCATGGCGAGCGGCGAGAGCCAGTGGATCACCTCCCCGGAGGCGCGTCGCGACGTGCAGCGGCTGCGGGCTCGCCACGATGCGGTGCTCTCCAGCGCCGAGACGGTGCTGGCGGATAACGCCTCCCTCACCGTGCGTTGGGACGAGTTGCCTGCCTCGGTCAAGGCCAGCTACCCCAAAGAGACCCTGCGCCAGCCGCTGCGGGTCATCGTCGATTCGCAAAACCGGCTCACCCCGGATCTGCCGCTGCTCCAGAGCGAGGGCCCGGTGCTGCTGGCTCGCCACAAGGCATCCGGTGAGTGGCCCGCCTGGGTGCAGCAGCTGGAAGTGCCGCTGCTGGATGGCAAGCTGGATCTGGTCAGCCTGTTCATGCTGCTGGCCAAGCAGAACGTCAACTCTGTGCTGGTGGAGGCGGGACCGCGGCTGTGCGGCGCTCTGCTGGACAAGGGGCTGGTGGACGACCTGGTACTCTATCAGGCGCCCAAACTGATGGGGGATGAGGGGCGCGGCCTGTTCCACCTGCCGGGGCTGACCCGGCTGTTCCAGGCGCCCAAGCTCAACATCAAGGACGTGCGCATGGTGGGGCCGGATATCCGCATTACCGCCAGACTGGCCTGA
- a CDS encoding phosphatidylglycerophosphatase A family protein: protein MSLFTIKPELRRLNLKHPLHFLAVGFGSGLSPKAPGTMGTLAAIPLYLLVSGLSTPWFIALLIVGFVAGIRICQSATDAIGMPDHGAIVWDEVIGFGVTMIAAPAGWEWVLAGFVLFRLFDILKPWPISWFDRRIHGGLGIMLDDLIAGLFALFCMQSLAYWLG from the coding sequence ATGAGCCTGTTCACGATAAAGCCCGAGCTGAGGCGGCTGAACCTGAAGCATCCGCTGCACTTTCTGGCGGTGGGTTTTGGCTCCGGCCTCTCGCCCAAGGCGCCGGGTACCATGGGGACGCTCGCCGCCATCCCCCTTTACCTGCTGGTGAGCGGTCTGTCGACACCCTGGTTCATTGCGCTGCTGATAGTGGGCTTCGTGGCGGGCATCCGTATCTGCCAGAGCGCCACCGATGCCATCGGCATGCCGGATCACGGCGCCATCGTCTGGGACGAGGTGATCGGTTTTGGGGTCACCATGATAGCGGCCCCGGCCGGCTGGGAGTGGGTGCTGGCCGGCTTCGTGCTGTTCCGGTTGTTCGACATCCTCAAGCCCTGGCCCATCTCCTGGTTTGACCGCCGCATTCATGGCGGCCTCGGCATCATGCTGGACGATCTCATCGCCGGCCTGTTCGCCCTGTTTTGTATGCAATCACTGGCATACTGGCTGGGTTGA
- the nrdR gene encoding transcriptional regulator NrdR produces MHCPFCSAVDTKVIDSRLVAEGHQVRRRRECLLCHERFTTFEMAELVMPRVIKSNGSREPFNEDKLRAGILRALEKRPVSMEAIEKAVNHIKSRLRATGEREVASQLVGNLVMDELKSLDKVAYIRFASVYRSFEDIREFGEEIAKLEK; encoded by the coding sequence ATGCATTGCCCTTTCTGTAGTGCGGTAGATACCAAGGTGATCGATTCCCGTCTGGTGGCCGAAGGCCATCAGGTGCGCCGCCGTCGCGAATGCCTGCTCTGCCACGAGCGCTTCACCACCTTCGAGATGGCCGAGCTGGTGATGCCCCGCGTCATCAAATCCAACGGCTCGCGCGAGCCGTTCAACGAAGACAAGCTGCGCGCCGGCATCTTACGGGCGCTGGAGAAGCGGCCGGTGAGCATGGAGGCCATCGAAAAGGCGGTCAACCACATCAAGTCCCGCCTGCGCGCCACCGGCGAGCGCGAAGTCGCCTCCCAGCTGGTGGGCAACCTGGTGATGGACGAGCTCAAGAGCCTGGACAAGGTGGCCTATATCCGCTTTGCCTCCGTCTATCGCAGCTTTGAAGATATTCGCGAGTTCGGCGAAGAGATCGCCAAGCTGGAGAAGTAA
- the ribBA gene encoding bifunctional 3,4-dihydroxy-2-butanone-4-phosphate synthase/GTP cyclohydrolase II — MALSTTQEIIADIKAGKMVILMDDEDRENEGDLIMAASCVRPEDINFMARYGRGLICLTLTRDRCKQLALPLMVDRNNAQFSTAFTVTIEAAEGVTTGISAADRAITVQAAVAPNAKAADLVQPGHIFPLMAQDGGVLTRAGHTEAGCDLARLAGYEPASVIVEILNEDGTMARRPDLELFAEQHGIKLGTIADLIEYRNQHETTVEKVAECKLPTEFGEFDLITFRDTIDNQVHFALKKGEVQAEQPTLVRVHLHDVLSDLLLTDRHSARSWPLPKSMARIADEGGVLVILGAEAHGAELLARVKGFEAADKGLAPEGAKWQGTSRRVGVGSQILKALGIGKMRLLSSPKKYHALGGFGLEVVEYVGE, encoded by the coding sequence ATGGCGCTAAGCACGACCCAGGAAATCATTGCCGATATCAAGGCTGGCAAGATGGTGATCCTGATGGATGACGAAGACAGGGAGAACGAAGGGGACCTCATCATGGCCGCCTCCTGTGTCCGCCCGGAAGATATCAACTTCATGGCCCGTTACGGCCGGGGGCTCATCTGTCTGACCCTGACCCGGGATCGCTGCAAGCAGCTGGCGCTGCCGCTGATGGTCGATCGCAACAATGCCCAGTTCTCCACCGCCTTTACCGTGACCATCGAAGCGGCCGAAGGGGTCACCACCGGCATCTCCGCCGCCGACCGCGCCATCACCGTGCAGGCTGCGGTGGCGCCCAATGCCAAGGCCGCCGATCTGGTGCAGCCCGGCCACATCTTCCCGCTGATGGCGCAGGACGGTGGCGTGCTGACCCGCGCCGGCCACACCGAGGCCGGTTGCGATCTGGCCCGGCTGGCGGGTTACGAGCCGGCGTCCGTCATCGTCGAGATCCTCAACGAAGATGGCACCATGGCGCGCCGCCCCGATCTGGAGCTGTTCGCCGAGCAGCACGGCATCAAGCTCGGCACCATCGCCGACCTCATCGAATACCGCAACCAGCACGAGACCACGGTGGAGAAGGTGGCCGAGTGCAAGCTGCCCACCGAGTTTGGCGAGTTCGACCTCATCACCTTCCGCGACACCATCGACAACCAGGTGCACTTCGCCCTGAAAAAGGGTGAGGTACAGGCCGAGCAGCCAACTCTGGTGCGGGTCCATCTGCACGACGTGCTGAGCGATCTGCTGTTGACCGATCGCCACAGCGCCCGCAGCTGGCCGCTGCCCAAATCCATGGCCCGCATCGCCGACGAAGGCGGAGTGCTGGTGATCCTGGGGGCGGAAGCTCACGGCGCCGAGCTGCTGGCCCGGGTCAAGGGGTTCGAGGCGGCGGACAAGGGGCTGGCACCGGAAGGGGCCAAGTGGCAGGGCACCTCGCGCCGGGTTGGGGTCGGTTCCCAGATCCTCAAGGCGCTGGGCATCGGCAAGATGCGCCTGTTGAGCTCGCCGAAGAAGTACCACGCCCTCGGCGGTTTCGGTCTGGAAGTGGTGGAGTACGTCGGCGAATAA
- the torD gene encoding molecular chaperone TorD, producing the protein MQEFLATSERRAELYWWFATLFTAQLSDEQIAEYDSYDVRSFLKSLSTLDPMRPAVAELNDAIARLLVRPERANALAGDFHELFLANDAVSPHESAHQDAAALERMKARLSRLNIDVSAKYQQPVDHLGVELDLMGNLIIRAAEAASADLRERWLGEQEALLHGHLLAWFPHFERACRAADPFGFYGASARLLGVFLTMDANYLSLVKPAPAAD; encoded by the coding sequence ATGCAGGAATTTCTGGCCACTAGCGAACGTCGGGCCGAACTTTACTGGTGGTTTGCCACCCTGTTTACCGCCCAGCTCAGCGACGAACAGATCGCCGAATACGACAGCTATGATGTGCGAAGCTTCCTGAAGAGCCTCTCCACGCTCGATCCGATGCGCCCGGCCGTGGCCGAGCTCAATGACGCCATCGCCCGCCTGCTGGTGCGCCCCGAGCGGGCCAACGCGCTGGCCGGCGACTTCCATGAGCTGTTCCTAGCCAACGACGCCGTCTCTCCCCATGAATCCGCCCACCAGGACGCCGCTGCGCTCGAGCGCATGAAGGCGCGGCTGAGCCGGCTCAATATCGATGTCAGCGCCAAATACCAACAACCGGTCGATCATCTGGGGGTCGAACTGGATCTGATGGGCAATCTCATCATCCGCGCCGCCGAAGCCGCCAGCGCCGATCTGCGCGAACGGTGGCTCGGCGAGCAGGAGGCCTTGCTGCACGGCCATCTGCTGGCCTGGTTCCCCCATTTCGAGCGCGCCTGCCGCGCCGCCGATCCGTTTGGCTTCTACGGCGCCAGCGCCCGCCTGCTGGGGGTCTTCCTCACCATGGATGCCAACTACCTCAGCCTGGTCAAACCGGCGCCAGCCGCCGACTGA